TGGGGAACGCTCGAACAGTTGTATCTCTCTCCCTACGGAATCGACCGCGTGCTGTGCGTCAAAGCGGTGTTCAACGTTGTCCTCAGTAGCGTCCTCGCGATCGCGTTCCTCGGGCTCATGTTGCTCACGACCAGTCGGACGCTCTCGGTCGACCTCCTCACTATCGTCCCACTTCTCGTCGTGACGATCCTGCCGGCGATCGGCATCGGCTACGTCGTCGCCGGCCTCTCGTTGCTGTACAAGCGAATCGAAAACGTCCAGCAACTGCTACAGTTCGGCTTCGCTGGGCTGATTGCCGCTCCGGGAGCCGTTCAGGGGCCCGTTCTGGCTCTCTTGCCGGTCAGTCCGGGGAGCGACCTCATCACGATCGCGATGACAGAGGGAACCAGACTCTGGGAGTTTCCGCCAGCTGAAATCGTCGTACTCGTCGTCAATAGCGTCGCCTATCTCGCCGTCGGCTACGTCGTCTTCAGCAGGTTCGTCGATCGAACTCGTGACCGTGGCGTGATGGGTCACTACTGATCGCCTAGACGCAGCGGGCTGTGACAGAACGGAGAGAGACGGGTACGCGTCAGCTGCGCTCGTGTACCTCGAGTACCTTACCCGCCGCAATCGTCTGGCCCATGTCCCGAATCGCGAAGCTTCCCAGTTCGGGAATATCGCCCGATGGCTCGATGCTGAGTGGCTTCTGCGGGCGAATCGTCACGACCGCAGCGTCACCCGACTGGATGTAGTCTGGGTCTTCGTCTGCGACCTCCCCACTCGAGGGA
The DNA window shown above is from Natrialba magadii ATCC 43099 and carries:
- a CDS encoding ABC transporter; amino-acid sequence: MAKHHLLVAAVVEKQLVLLKRYWFNTLSMLLGMYAMFALVFFGGQSLGGADVESALDIVVIGFFLFLAASAAYFDVANSVMREAQWGTLEQLYLSPYGIDRVLCVKAVFNVVLSSVLAIAFLGLMLLTTSRTLSVDLLTIVPLLVVTILPAIGIGYVVAGLSLLYKRIENVQQLLQFGFAGLIAAPGAVQGPVLALLPVSPGSDLITIAMTEGTRLWEFPPAEIVVLVVNSVAYLAVGYVVFSRFVDRTRDRGVMGHY